A region of Plantactinospora sp. BC1 DNA encodes the following proteins:
- a CDS encoding alpha/beta hydrolase, with product MTAKAIIFHGTGGHPEVVWYPWLGRRLADRGYAVEIPHYPDLNVEPIDTFLPKVLANHEFDEQTVLVGHSGGAALLLALLEHLDTTVSQAILVAGYSTRPNTDEEPVLQPAYDWAAIRASVRDIYFVNSRRDPYGCDERQGRAMFERLGGTQIVRDDGHFGDADQPYESFELLDRLIP from the coding sequence GTGACAGCGAAAGCGATCATCTTTCACGGTACGGGCGGGCACCCCGAGGTCGTCTGGTACCCGTGGTTGGGCCGGCGACTGGCCGACCGGGGGTACGCGGTGGAGATCCCGCACTATCCGGACCTGAACGTGGAGCCGATCGACACCTTCCTGCCGAAGGTGCTGGCCAACCACGAGTTCGACGAGCAGACCGTGCTGGTCGGGCACTCGGGCGGCGCGGCGCTGCTGCTGGCACTCCTGGAACACCTCGACACCACGGTCTCCCAGGCGATCCTGGTCGCCGGCTACTCGACCCGGCCGAACACCGACGAGGAACCGGTGCTGCAACCGGCCTACGACTGGGCGGCGATCAGGGCGAGTGTCCGGGACATCTACTTCGTCAACTCCCGGCGTGACCCGTACGGCTGCGACGAACGGCAGGGACGCGCCATGTTCGAGCGGCTCGGCGGCACGCAGATCGTCCGCGACGACGGCCACTTCGGCGACGCCGACCAGCCGTACGAGTCCTTCGAGCTGCTCGACAGGCTGATCCCCTGA
- a CDS encoding penicillin acylase family protein, giving the protein MAHRPRRRAAAGIAVLSAAVLALTAAPAPAAAPSGPTGPETAPPAAPATTAFAAGDHCLGQCADILPPGQNGNATLVEVLANQTLGVLPRHAGDQLDRYASLVYGYAGLREDQLGAFFNDASFGVPPGQVERSYSPRADVTVLRDRATGVPHVTGTTRGGTMFGAGYVGAEDRLFTMDLLRHVGRGTLTPFAGGAPGNRALEQSVWRNSPYTEADLAAQVAALRQRGPRGEQLYTDVQEYIAGINAYIRHCMANRNCPGEYVLTGHLDAITNAGGPEPFQMTDLIAISGVVGGLFGGGGGHEMQSALVRIAARAKYGPVEGDRVWSAFRMQNNPETVLTLHDGQSFPYGAADPDAPSVVLPDPGSARPEAVTANPTGSARQAGGGPSELAAALSGLTVTPRGMSNAAVVSAAHSATGHPIAVFGPQTGYFAPQLLMMQELQGPGISARGAAFAGVNLYVLLGRGQDYAWSATSATQDITDTYAVPLCTTDGSAPTLASNFYRYRGQCLAMEEISHVNSWQPTVADGTAAGSYTMVARRTRLGLVAWRGTVGGAPHAFTQLRSTYRHEADSAIGFQMFNDPAAMGSAAQFMSAAAEIGYAFNWFYVNSRQAAYANSGLNPVRAAGSNPNLPMRAEPGYEWQGFDPATNTATYHPASAHPNSVDQDYYISWNNKQAADYGASDGNFSFGPVHRGDLLDRPIRAAIEAGQKFDRASLTALVQRAGLTDLRGIEVLDELVRVLESQPVTDAGLAATIGRLKAWRQAGALRVETSAGSETYQHAEAIRVFDAWWPLLVRGQFAGPLGGDLYQALVNAMQINESPSGHQQGDTSDLPGSAADAQGHKGSSFQYGWWGYVDADLRTVLGEPVPGGLGRTYCGDGSLAACRQVLLDTLRTAAAQPAAEVYPGDEHCAAGDQWCADAIVQSPLGGIRHDIIAWQNRPTYQQVVSFPAGRGDDLSNLAAGRPVSASSNQLGHGAARAVDGDPGTRWASSWSDNQSITVDLGSARTVGRVVLHWEAAYARSYRIEVSTDGSTWRPVWSTTAGDGGTDNVAFPATSTRYLRMRGLTRGTGYGFSLWEFQAYRH; this is encoded by the coding sequence TACGCCAGCCTGGTCTACGGGTACGCCGGGCTGCGCGAGGACCAGCTCGGGGCGTTCTTCAACGACGCCTCCTTCGGGGTACCGCCCGGACAGGTCGAACGCAGCTACTCGCCCCGGGCCGACGTCACCGTGCTGCGGGACCGGGCGACCGGCGTCCCGCACGTCACCGGCACCACCCGGGGCGGCACCATGTTCGGCGCCGGCTACGTCGGCGCGGAGGACCGCCTCTTCACCATGGACCTGCTCCGGCACGTCGGCCGGGGCACCCTCACCCCGTTCGCCGGCGGCGCACCCGGCAACCGGGCCCTCGAACAGAGCGTCTGGCGGAACTCGCCGTACACCGAGGCGGATCTCGCGGCCCAGGTCGCCGCGCTGCGCCAGCGCGGTCCCCGGGGCGAGCAGCTCTACACCGACGTGCAGGAGTACATCGCCGGGATCAACGCCTACATCCGGCACTGCATGGCGAACCGCAACTGCCCCGGCGAGTACGTCCTCACCGGCCACCTGGACGCGATCACCAACGCGGGCGGGCCGGAGCCGTTCCAGATGACCGACCTGATCGCGATCTCCGGGGTGGTCGGCGGGCTCTTCGGCGGCGGCGGCGGGCACGAGATGCAGTCCGCGCTGGTCCGGATCGCCGCCCGGGCGAAGTACGGACCGGTCGAGGGTGACCGGGTGTGGAGCGCGTTCCGGATGCAGAACAACCCGGAGACGGTACTGACCCTGCACGACGGGCAGAGCTTCCCGTACGGCGCCGCCGACCCGGACGCGCCCAGCGTGGTACTGCCCGACCCGGGATCGGCCCGACCCGAGGCGGTCACCGCCAACCCCACCGGCTCGGCCCGGCAGGCCGGCGGCGGACCGTCCGAACTGGCCGCCGCGCTGTCGGGGCTGACCGTCACCCCCCGGGGGATGTCGAACGCCGCCGTGGTCTCCGCCGCGCACTCCGCCACCGGCCACCCGATCGCCGTCTTCGGGCCGCAGACCGGCTACTTCGCCCCGCAACTGCTGATGATGCAGGAGTTGCAGGGGCCGGGGATCAGCGCCCGGGGCGCCGCGTTCGCCGGAGTCAACCTCTACGTGCTGCTCGGCCGGGGCCAGGACTACGCCTGGAGCGCCACCTCGGCCACCCAGGACATCACCGACACCTACGCGGTGCCACTCTGCACCACCGACGGCAGCGCGCCGACGCTGGCCAGCAACTTCTACCGGTATCGCGGCCAGTGCCTGGCGATGGAGGAGATCTCGCACGTCAACTCCTGGCAGCCGACCGTGGCGGACGGCACGGCGGCCGGCTCGTACACGATGGTCGCCCGGCGGACCAGGCTGGGGCTGGTGGCCTGGCGGGGCACCGTCGGCGGGGCGCCGCACGCGTTCACCCAGCTCCGCTCGACGTACCGGCACGAGGCCGACTCGGCGATCGGCTTCCAGATGTTCAACGACCCCGCCGCGATGGGCTCCGCCGCGCAGTTCATGAGCGCCGCCGCCGAGATCGGGTACGCCTTCAACTGGTTCTACGTCAACTCCCGCCAGGCCGCGTACGCCAACTCGGGGCTGAACCCGGTCCGGGCCGCCGGCAGCAACCCGAACCTGCCGATGCGGGCCGAGCCGGGGTACGAGTGGCAGGGCTTCGACCCGGCGACGAACACCGCGACCTACCATCCGGCGTCGGCGCACCCGAACTCGGTCGACCAGGACTACTACATCAGCTGGAACAACAAGCAGGCCGCCGACTACGGCGCCTCGGACGGCAACTTCAGCTTCGGCCCGGTGCACCGGGGCGACCTGCTGGACAGGCCGATCCGGGCGGCGATCGAGGCCGGCCAGAAGTTCGACCGGGCCTCGCTGACCGCGCTGGTGCAGCGGGCCGGCCTGACCGACCTGCGCGGGATCGAAGTGCTCGACGAGCTGGTCCGGGTGCTGGAGAGCCAACCGGTCACCGACGCCGGGCTGGCCGCGACGATCGGCCGGCTCAAGGCGTGGCGACAGGCCGGCGCGCTCCGGGTGGAGACCTCGGCCGGCTCGGAGACGTACCAGCACGCCGAGGCGATCCGGGTCTTCGACGCCTGGTGGCCGCTGCTGGTCCGGGGCCAGTTCGCCGGGCCGCTCGGCGGCGACCTCTACCAGGCGCTGGTCAACGCGATGCAGATCAACGAGTCACCCTCCGGGCACCAGCAGGGGGACACCTCGGACCTGCCCGGTTCGGCCGCCGACGCCCAGGGGCACAAGGGCTCGTCGTTCCAGTACGGCTGGTGGGGTTACGTCGACGCCGACCTGCGGACGGTACTCGGCGAACCGGTCCCGGGCGGGCTCGGCCGGACGTACTGCGGCGACGGGAGCCTGGCCGCCTGCCGGCAGGTCCTGCTGGACACCCTGCGCACCGCCGCCGCCCAGCCGGCCGCCGAGGTCTATCCCGGCGACGAGCACTGCGCCGCCGGGGACCAGTGGTGCGCCGACGCCATCGTGCAGTCCCCGCTGGGCGGGATCAGGCACGACATCATCGCCTGGCAGAACCGGCCGACGTACCAGCAGGTGGTGTCGTTCCCGGCCGGGCGCGGCGACGACCTGAGCAACCTCGCCGCCGGGCGGCCGGTCTCCGCCTCCAGCAACCAGCTCGGACACGGCGCCGCCCGGGCGGTGGACGGCGATCCGGGTACCCGCTGGGCCAGCTCCTGGTCGGACAACCAGTCGATCACCGTCGACCTCGGCTCGGCCCGCACCGTCGGCCGGGTGGTGCTGCACTGGGAGGCGGCGTACGCGAGGTCGTACCGGATCGAGGTCTCCACCGACGGCAGCACCTGGCGCCCGGTCTGGTCGACCACGGCCGGCGACGGCGGCACCGACAACGTCGCCTTCCCCGCGACCTCGACCCGCTACCTGCGGATGCGGGGCCTCACCCGGGGCACCGGCTACGGCTTCTCGCTCTGGGAGTTCCAGGCGTACCGGCACTGA
- a CDS encoding metal-sulfur cluster assembly factor translates to MTDQDMKAASAEPTGSTGRAAVADIEEAMKDVVDPELGINVVDLGLVYGVHVDDENVATLDMTLTSAACPLTDVIEDQARQALTTGPGGGLVDDIRINWVWLPPWGPDKITDEGRDQLRALGFNV, encoded by the coding sequence ATGACTGACCAGGACATGAAGGCCGCGTCGGCCGAGCCGACGGGGTCGACCGGCAGGGCCGCGGTCGCCGACATCGAAGAGGCGATGAAGGACGTCGTCGACCCCGAGCTGGGCATCAACGTGGTCGACCTCGGCCTGGTCTACGGGGTGCACGTCGACGACGAGAACGTCGCGACCCTGGACATGACGCTCACCTCGGCGGCCTGCCCGCTGACCGACGTGATCGAGGACCAGGCCCGGCAGGCGCTGACCACCGGCCCCGGCGGCGGGCTCGTCGACGACATCCGGATCAACTGGGTCTGGCTGCCGCCGTGGGGCCCCGACAAGATCACCGACGAGGGCCGGGACCAGCTCCGCGCCCTCGGCTTCAACGTCTGA